The Mesorhizobium opportunistum WSM2075 DNA window AAAGCTCCTGCCAATCCCGCCCTCGCACGTGCTGCTGCTGTTCCTCGGCATGACCGCGGCGCCGCATGGTTCGACGCTGGCGATCCTGCTGCTGGTGACGACGCTTGCCTCCACCAGCGGCTGCCTTGTCTGGTATGCGGTCGGGCGCCGGATTGGACCTGACCGTGCCGACAGGCTGATCGAGCGCTTCGGCAGATACGTCTTCCTGCGCCATGCGACCTACCGCAAGCTCGGCCAAGCCTACCGCCGCAATCACGTCCGGGTCTCCCTGTTGGCGCAGTTCACCCCGACGGTGCGCAATTACCTGCCGATCGCAGCCGGCGCGCTCTGTCTGCCGGCCTTACCCTTTGCGGCCGCGACGCTGCTCGGCGCCACGCTCTGGAACGCCGGCTTTCTCACCACCGGCTATCTGCTGCGCGGCAGCGGCCAGGACCCGTTCACGGTGGGCCTGCGCATCATTGTCATTGTCGTGGCCCTGGAGACGGCCTTCATGCTTGCGCTGCGCTATGGCCCCGCATGCCGGCAGCGCATCAGGCAGGTGCTCGGCTGAGCGCCAGCTCTCCGGTCATGGGATAAGCTCTGCCGTCGGCTTTCCTTCGCTTCCGCGCCGGTGTTTGGTCCGGCCATGGCCTTCACCATCCGTCAGCTGCAGTTCTTCATCGCCATGACCGAGCAAGGCCATAGAGAGAATACGAAGGAAACGGCGAACCATCCGCTAACATGCTGATTTCCAAGGAAACGTTGACCCTCAGCGAATAGCATAATCGTTATTCGTCAACGGCTTACGAAGCGGTTCGCCTAAATTGATTCAAGAAGCTGACCCAGCCGCTCGTTGACCGCATGTTCTACCGAATGGCAGCAATGCGCCGCATGTCGTTTATTCCAGCTATCCGGTTCGGTCCCCACGCAGACACGGCTTGCGCCAAGGCAAATCGCGGCCGCACTGCAGAGGCTCTAACCGAAACGGTTGATCGATTGGCCTCGCTCCCCGGGCCGGAGTGCAAAGAGGCCGCCCTCATGCCGGCGCGATTCAAGATCCTCGGCGGTCATGGTAAAGCGCGCCGAGGTGATGAACAGAATATCGAGATCGGCACCGCCGAAGGTGCAGCTCGTTGGCCAAGAGCAGGGCAGTTCGACAATCCGATCCAGTCGGCCGTCCGG harbors:
- a CDS encoding DedA family protein, which encodes MTGALAAILGFGLLGVFCLAFTEKLLPIPPSHVLLLFLGMTAAPHGSTLAILLLVTTLASTSGCLVWYAVGRRIGPDRADRLIERFGRYVFLRHATYRKLGQAYRRNHVRVSLLAQFTPTVRNYLPIAAGALCLPALPFAAATLLGATLWNAGFLTTGYLLRGSGQDPFTVGLRIIVIVVALETAFMLALRYGPACRQRIRQVLG